From the genome of Mesorhizobium japonicum MAFF 303099, one region includes:
- the glgC gene encoding glucose-1-phosphate adenylyltransferase — translation MADLKRTQPLARDAMAYVLAGGRGSRLKELTDRRAKPAVYFGGKTRIIDFALSNALNSGIRRLGVATQYKAHSLIRHLQRGWNFLRPERNESFDILPASQRVSETQWYEGTADAVYQNIDIIEAYGPEYMVILAGDHIYKMDYEMMLRQHVDANADVTVGCLEVPRMEATGFGVMHVDAKDNIIAFVEKPADPPGIPGNPDFALASMGIYVFKTKFLMEQLRRDAAEPGSSRDFGKDIIPYIVQHGKAIAHRFTKSCVRSTAENEAYWRDVGTVDAYWEANIDLTDITPELDLYDRDWPIWTYAELKPPAKFVHDEDGRRGSAVSSLVSGDCIVSGATLKKSLIFTGARINSYSTLEEVVMLPDVHVGRNAKLKRVVIDHGVRIPEGLVVGEDPALDAKRFRVSEKGICLITQDMINKLGL, via the coding sequence ATGGCAGACTTGAAACGGACCCAGCCGCTGGCGCGCGATGCCATGGCCTATGTACTGGCCGGCGGCCGCGGCAGCCGCCTCAAGGAACTGACCGACCGTCGCGCCAAGCCGGCGGTCTATTTCGGCGGCAAGACGCGCATCATCGACTTCGCGCTCTCCAATGCGCTCAACTCCGGCATTCGCCGCCTCGGCGTCGCCACGCAGTACAAGGCGCATTCGCTGATCCGCCACCTGCAGCGCGGCTGGAACTTCCTGCGGCCCGAACGAAACGAAAGCTTCGACATCCTGCCGGCCAGCCAGCGCGTCTCTGAAACGCAATGGTATGAAGGCACTGCCGACGCCGTCTACCAGAACATCGACATCATCGAGGCCTACGGCCCCGAATACATGGTCATCCTCGCCGGCGACCACATCTACAAGATGGACTACGAGATGATGCTGCGTCAGCATGTCGACGCCAATGCCGACGTGACCGTCGGCTGCCTCGAAGTGCCGCGCATGGAAGCGACAGGCTTCGGCGTCATGCATGTCGATGCCAAGGACAACATCATCGCCTTCGTCGAAAAGCCCGCCGATCCGCCGGGCATTCCGGGCAATCCGGACTTCGCCCTGGCGTCGATGGGCATCTACGTCTTCAAGACCAAGTTCCTGATGGAGCAGTTGCGCCGCGACGCCGCCGAGCCGGGCTCAAGCCGCGATTTCGGCAAGGACATCATCCCCTACATCGTCCAGCACGGTAAGGCGATTGCGCACCGTTTCACCAAATCCTGCGTGCGCTCGACCGCCGAGAACGAAGCCTACTGGCGCGATGTCGGAACGGTCGACGCCTATTGGGAAGCCAATATCGACCTGACTGATATCACGCCCGAGCTCGACCTCTACGACCGCGACTGGCCGATCTGGACCTATGCCGAGTTGAAGCCGCCGGCAAAATTCGTCCATGACGAGGATGGCCGGCGCGGCTCGGCCGTTTCCTCGCTGGTCTCAGGGGATTGCATCGTCTCGGGCGCGACACTGAAGAAGAGCCTGATCTTCACTGGCGCGCGCATCAATTCCTATTCGACGCTGGAAGAGGTGGTCATGCTGCCCGACGTTCATGTCGGCCGGAACGCAAAGTTGAAGCGCGTCGTCATCGACCATGGTGTTAGGATACCGGAGGGGCTGGTGGTCGGCGAGGATCCCGCGCTCGACGCAAAGCGCTTCCGCGTTTCGGAGAAGGGCATCTGCCTGATCACACAGGACATGATCAACAAACTCGGGCTCTAG
- the glgB gene encoding 1,4-alpha-glucan branching protein GlgB: protein MRKPRVTAATSGPDGLAPASDVAAIVAGTHGDPFAVLGVHEVGKGLFARCFVPHAETVTAYTLTGIEAGALSRRDDAGFFEGKLSIKKRQPLRYHAHNAGGDWWLTDPYSFGPVLGPMDDYYIAEGSHLRLFDKLGAHVIEHEGATGVHFAVWAPNAKRVSVVGDFNDWDGRRHTMRDRRDTGIWEVFIPDIGAGRPYKYEIIGPDGVRLPLKADPFAFKSELRPATASVVAVPPAHDWGDEAHRNYWRNADPRREAVSIYEVHAGSWQLHDDGTFLSWDELADRLIPYVVETGFTHIEFMPISEHPYDPSWGYQTTGLYAPSARFGDPDGFARFVDGAHRAGVGVILDWVPAHFPVDAHGLAHFDGTALYEHADPRKGFHPDWNTAIYNFGRREVVSFLVNNALFWAEKYHVDGLRVDAVASMLYLDYSRKAGEWIPNEKGGRENLEAVSFLQKMNKEVYGHHPGVMTIAEESTSWPKVSAPVHEGGLGFGFKWNMGFMHDTLEYFSKEPIFRKHHHNDLTFGLTYAFSENFVLPLSHDEVVHGKGTLLSKMAGDDWQKFATLRAYYGFMWGYPGKKLLFMGQEFAQRREWSEARALDWNLLDFRPHRGVWQTVRDLNYLYRSRPALHGRDCEPEGFSWLIVDDSQNSVFAWVRNAPGGSPVAVISNFTPVPRDNYRVPLPKAGKWREIINTDASEYGGSGMGNGGMVEARAEGKNISATMLLPPLSTIMLELVAD from the coding sequence TGGCGCCAGCCAGCGATGTTGCGGCGATTGTCGCCGGTACGCACGGAGATCCGTTCGCGGTCCTCGGTGTCCATGAGGTCGGCAAAGGCCTGTTTGCCCGTTGTTTCGTTCCGCATGCCGAGACTGTCACTGCCTATACGCTGACGGGCATCGAGGCCGGTGCGTTGTCCAGGCGAGACGATGCTGGCTTCTTCGAAGGCAAGCTGTCGATCAAGAAGCGGCAGCCGCTGCGCTATCACGCGCACAATGCCGGCGGCGACTGGTGGCTGACCGATCCTTATTCGTTCGGCCCGGTGCTCGGGCCGATGGACGATTACTATATCGCCGAAGGTTCGCATCTCAGGCTGTTCGACAAGCTTGGCGCGCATGTCATCGAGCACGAAGGCGCCACCGGCGTGCATTTCGCCGTCTGGGCTCCCAACGCAAAACGCGTCTCGGTGGTTGGCGATTTCAACGACTGGGATGGCCGCCGCCACACGATGCGCGATCGCCGCGACACCGGCATCTGGGAGGTGTTCATCCCCGACATCGGTGCCGGGCGACCCTACAAATACGAGATCATCGGACCCGATGGCGTCAGGCTGCCGCTGAAGGCCGATCCGTTTGCGTTCAAATCCGAATTGCGTCCTGCCACGGCTTCAGTGGTCGCCGTGCCGCCGGCGCATGACTGGGGCGACGAGGCGCATCGCAACTACTGGCGCAATGCCGATCCCCGGCGCGAAGCCGTCTCGATCTACGAAGTCCATGCCGGGTCATGGCAACTTCACGACGACGGCACGTTCCTGTCATGGGACGAGCTGGCCGACCGGCTGATCCCCTATGTCGTCGAGACCGGCTTCACCCACATCGAGTTCATGCCGATCTCCGAGCATCCCTATGATCCGTCCTGGGGCTATCAGACCACCGGCCTCTATGCGCCGTCGGCCCGCTTCGGCGATCCTGACGGCTTTGCCCGTTTCGTTGATGGCGCGCACCGCGCCGGCGTCGGCGTCATCCTCGATTGGGTGCCGGCGCATTTCCCGGTCGATGCGCACGGCCTGGCCCATTTCGACGGCACCGCGCTCTACGAACATGCCGATCCGCGCAAGGGTTTTCACCCCGACTGGAACACCGCGATCTACAATTTCGGGCGCCGCGAGGTGGTCTCGTTCCTGGTCAACAATGCGCTGTTCTGGGCCGAAAAATATCATGTCGACGGTTTGCGCGTCGATGCGGTCGCCTCGATGCTCTACCTCGACTATTCGCGCAAGGCCGGCGAGTGGATCCCCAACGAGAAGGGCGGCCGCGAGAACCTCGAGGCGGTCTCTTTCCTGCAGAAGATGAACAAGGAGGTCTACGGCCACCATCCAGGCGTCATGACCATCGCCGAGGAATCGACCTCCTGGCCGAAGGTTTCGGCGCCGGTGCACGAAGGCGGGCTGGGCTTCGGCTTCAAGTGGAACATGGGCTTCATGCATGACACGCTGGAGTATTTCTCCAAGGAGCCGATTTTCCGCAAGCACCACCACAACGACCTGACCTTCGGCCTGACCTACGCCTTCTCGGAGAATTTCGTGCTGCCGCTCTCGCATGACGAGGTCGTGCACGGCAAAGGCACGCTGCTGAGCAAGATGGCCGGCGACGACTGGCAGAAATTCGCAACCTTGCGCGCCTATTACGGCTTCATGTGGGGCTATCCCGGCAAGAAGCTCTTGTTCATGGGACAGGAATTCGCGCAGCGCCGTGAATGGAGCGAGGCGCGTGCTCTTGACTGGAACCTGCTCGATTTCCGCCCGCATCGCGGCGTCTGGCAGACGGTGCGCGATCTCAACTATCTCTACCGCTCGCGCCCGGCGCTGCACGGCCGCGACTGCGAGCCGGAAGGATTTTCCTGGCTGATCGTCGATGACAGCCAGAATTCAGTTTTCGCCTGGGTGCGCAACGCGCCGGGCGGCAGCCCGGTGGCCGTTATCTCCAACTTCACGCCGGTGCCACGCGACAATTATCGCGTGCCGCTGCCGAAGGCTGGCAAGTGGCGCGAGATCATCAACACCGACGCATCCGAATATGGCGGCTCCGGCATGGGCAATGGCGGCATGGTCGAGGCAAGGGCGGAAGGCAAGAACATCTCTGCAACGATGCTTCTGCCGCCGCTGTCGACAATCATGCTCGAACTCGTTGCCGACTGA
- a CDS encoding alpha-D-glucose phosphate-specific phosphoglucomutase, translating to MIRTVPTKPYSDQKPGTSGLRKKVPVFQQEHYAENFIQSIFDALDGFQGKTLVIGGDGRFYNREVIQKAIAMAAANGFGKVMVGQGGILSTPAASHVIRKYKTFGGIILSASHNPGGPHEDFGIKYNAGNGGPAPEKLTDAIFAKTKAISSFKTSDIDTIDIDTIGTVKAAGMTVEIIDPVADYAELMESLFDFDALRRLFKSGFRMRFDAMHAVTGPYAKEILENRLGAPSGTCRNFKPLPDFGGHHPDPNLVHAKHLYDEMMGPDAPDFGAASDGDGDRNLIIGKGIFVTPSDSVAMLAANARLAPGYKDGLKGIARSMPTSGAADRVAEKLGIGIYETPTGWKFFGNLLDAGMATICGEESAGTGSNHVREKDGLWAVLLWLNILAARGESCKQVVTEHWAAYGRNYYSRHDYEEVESDRANALVDELRAKLGSLPGTSVRGLKIAKADDFAYHDPVDGSTSEHQGIRILFEGGSRVVFRLSGTGTSGATLRVYIERYEPDKARHDLDTQAALADLIAAADDIAGIKSHTGRNKPSVIT from the coding sequence ATGATACGAACCGTCCCCACCAAGCCCTATTCAGACCAGAAGCCCGGCACGTCGGGCCTGCGCAAGAAGGTGCCCGTGTTCCAGCAGGAGCACTATGCCGAGAACTTCATCCAGTCGATCTTCGATGCACTGGACGGTTTCCAGGGCAAGACGCTGGTGATCGGCGGCGACGGCCGCTTCTACAACCGCGAGGTCATCCAGAAGGCGATCGCCATGGCGGCCGCCAACGGCTTCGGCAAGGTGATGGTCGGGCAGGGCGGCATATTGTCGACGCCGGCCGCCTCGCATGTCATCCGCAAATACAAGACCTTCGGCGGCATCATCCTGTCGGCCAGCCACAATCCCGGCGGCCCGCATGAGGATTTCGGCATCAAGTACAATGCCGGCAATGGCGGCCCGGCCCCGGAAAAGCTGACCGACGCGATCTTCGCCAAGACCAAGGCGATATCGAGCTTCAAGACATCAGACATCGATACGATCGACATCGATACGATCGGCACCGTCAAGGCCGCCGGCATGACGGTCGAGATCATCGATCCGGTCGCCGATTATGCCGAGCTGATGGAAAGCCTGTTCGATTTCGACGCGCTGCGCAGACTGTTCAAATCGGGCTTCCGCATGCGCTTCGACGCCATGCATGCGGTGACCGGTCCCTATGCCAAGGAAATTCTCGAGAACCGGCTTGGCGCGCCCAGCGGCACCTGCCGCAACTTCAAGCCGCTGCCGGATTTCGGCGGCCATCATCCGGACCCGAACCTGGTGCACGCCAAGCATCTCTATGACGAGATGATGGGGCCGGACGCGCCGGATTTTGGTGCCGCCTCCGACGGTGACGGCGACCGCAATTTGATCATCGGCAAGGGCATTTTCGTCACCCCCTCGGATTCGGTGGCGATGCTTGCCGCCAATGCCCGCCTGGCGCCCGGCTACAAGGACGGGCTGAAGGGCATCGCCCGTTCGATGCCGACCAGTGGCGCCGCCGACCGCGTCGCCGAAAAGCTCGGCATCGGCATCTACGAGACGCCGACCGGCTGGAAGTTCTTCGGCAATCTGCTCGATGCCGGCATGGCGACGATCTGCGGCGAGGAGAGCGCCGGCACCGGCTCCAACCATGTGCGCGAAAAGGACGGCCTGTGGGCGGTGCTGTTGTGGCTCAACATCCTCGCCGCGCGCGGCGAGAGCTGCAAGCAGGTCGTCACCGAGCACTGGGCGGCCTACGGGCGCAACTACTATTCGCGCCACGACTATGAGGAGGTCGAGAGCGACCGCGCCAACGCGCTGGTCGACGAACTCAGGGCCAAGCTCGGTTCGCTGCCCGGCACCAGCGTGCGCGGCTTGAAGATCGCCAAGGCCGACGATTTCGCCTATCACGACCCGGTCGATGGCTCGACCAGCGAGCACCAGGGCATCAGGATCCTGTTCGAAGGCGGCTCGCGCGTCGTCTTCCGGCTTTCCGGAACCGGCACGTCCGGCGCGACGCTGCGCGTCTACATCGAGCGCTACGAGCCGGACAAGGCCAGGCACGATCTCGACACGCAGGCAGCCCTTGCCGACCTCATCGCTGCCGCTGACGACATCGCCGGGATCAAAAGCCACACCGGCCGCAACAAGCCGAGCGTGATTACTTGA
- the glgX gene encoding glycogen debranching protein GlgX, with product MTPLGATVTPEGIRFAVWSSSARRLWVSLFDGQGNRELDRLELQSEGEGMHALFVPRLAAGTRYGFRADGDYAPDRGLWFDPDKLLTDPYAVEIDRPYAYHWRLAARRNEGADTAPLMPKTVAKTLPKTVPALPPLFRPGGLIYEVPVRAFTKLHPDIPEAQRGTIAALAHPVIIEHLQRLGVSAVELMPVTASIDERHLPPLGLSNAWCYNPVTFMALDPRLAPGGLEELRDTVAALRKASIGTILDLVFNHTGESDRLGPTLSLRGLDNQAYYRHQPDGRLVNDTGTGNTVACDHPVVRDMVLDTLRHFVRHTGVDGFRFDLAPVLGRVDGAFDPTAPLLEAITGDPVLADRVLIAEPWDIGPDGYQLGNFPPRFLEWNDRYRDDARRFWRGDAGAVGALATRLAGSSDIFGKAGQAASRTVNFIAAHDGMTLADIVAYERKHNEANGEQNRDGHNDNLSWNNGAEGETDSAAIANARFDDQCALLATLFASRGTIMLTAGDEFGRSQKGNNNAYAQDNAITWLDWAGRDHALERYASVLGMLRRAVPALSATDFLTGQSADATGTPDVAWLTETGMPLAETDWNDPARHRLVMLLGDAGGDRLAVMINGDRRQCVFTLPEREGFRWQPAIETQAIELARPLPGRSVHFMAEHRTEKWQSVFGQSDASKK from the coding sequence ATGACCCCGCTCGGCGCAACCGTCACCCCCGAAGGCATCCGCTTTGCCGTGTGGTCCTCATCGGCCCGCCGCCTCTGGGTCTCGCTCTTCGATGGGCAGGGAAACCGCGAACTCGACCGGTTGGAGTTGCAGTCGGAAGGCGAGGGGATGCATGCGCTCTTCGTTCCCCGCCTTGCCGCGGGCACGCGGTATGGCTTTCGCGCCGATGGCGACTACGCGCCCGACCGCGGGTTGTGGTTCGACCCGGACAAGCTGCTCACCGATCCCTACGCCGTCGAAATCGACCGCCCGTATGCCTATCACTGGCGGCTCGCCGCGCGGCGCAATGAGGGGGCCGACACCGCGCCGCTGATGCCCAAGACGGTGGCGAAAACCTTGCCCAAAACGGTGCCTGCGCTGCCGCCGCTGTTTCGTCCGGGCGGCCTGATCTACGAGGTACCGGTGCGTGCCTTCACCAAGTTGCATCCCGACATTCCCGAAGCGCAGCGCGGTACGATCGCGGCGCTTGCTCATCCTGTCATCATCGAACATCTGCAAAGGCTCGGCGTGTCGGCCGTCGAACTGATGCCGGTGACGGCGTCGATCGACGAACGGCACCTGCCGCCGCTGGGCCTCAGCAACGCCTGGTGCTACAATCCCGTCACCTTCATGGCGCTCGACCCGCGTCTCGCGCCCGGCGGCCTCGAGGAATTGCGCGACACCGTGGCGGCGCTGCGCAAGGCCAGCATCGGCACCATCCTCGACCTCGTCTTCAACCACACGGGCGAAAGCGACCGGCTGGGGCCGACGCTGTCGCTGCGCGGGCTCGACAACCAGGCCTACTACCGGCACCAGCCTGATGGCAGGCTGGTCAATGACACCGGCACCGGCAACACAGTCGCCTGCGATCATCCGGTGGTGCGGGACATGGTGCTCGACACGCTCCGTCACTTCGTCCGCCATACCGGCGTCGATGGCTTCCGCTTCGATCTGGCGCCGGTTCTGGGCCGCGTCGATGGCGCATTCGATCCCACGGCGCCCTTGCTCGAGGCGATCACCGGCGATCCTGTGCTTGCCGATCGCGTGCTGATCGCGGAGCCGTGGGATATCGGCCCTGACGGCTATCAGCTCGGCAACTTCCCGCCGCGCTTCCTCGAATGGAACGATCGCTATCGCGACGATGCCAGGCGCTTCTGGCGCGGCGATGCCGGTGCGGTGGGAGCACTGGCGACGCGGCTTGCCGGTTCGTCCGATATTTTTGGCAAGGCCGGCCAGGCGGCCAGCCGCACGGTCAATTTCATCGCTGCCCATGACGGCATGACTTTGGCCGACATCGTCGCCTATGAGCGCAAGCACAACGAGGCCAATGGCGAGCAGAACCGCGACGGTCACAACGACAATCTGTCCTGGAACAATGGCGCCGAGGGCGAGACGGATAGCGCGGCGATCGCCAATGCGCGCTTCGACGACCAGTGCGCGCTGCTCGCCACGCTTTTTGCCTCGCGCGGCACCATCATGCTGACGGCGGGCGACGAGTTCGGCCGCTCCCAGAAGGGCAACAACAACGCCTATGCGCAGGACAATGCCATCACCTGGCTCGACTGGGCCGGCCGCGACCATGCGCTGGAGCGCTACGCATCGGTGCTCGGCATGCTGCGCCGTGCCGTCCCGGCCCTGTCGGCTACAGATTTCCTCACAGGACAATCGGCCGATGCGACAGGCACCCCCGACGTCGCCTGGTTGACCGAGACCGGCATGCCGCTTGCCGAGACGGACTGGAACGACCCCGCCCGGCACCGCCTCGTCATGCTGCTTGGCGATGCAGGCGGCGATCGCCTTGCCGTCATGATCAACGGCGATCGTCGCCAATGCGTCTTCACCTTGCCCGAACGGGAAGGCTTCCGATGGCAGCCGGCGATCGAGACGCAGGCGATTGAGCTTGCGCGGCCGCTGCCGGGCCGAAGCGTCCATTTCATGGCAGAGCATCGGACCGAAAAGTGGCAGTCGGTTTTCGGGCAATCCGATGCGAGCAAAAAATAG
- the glgA gene encoding glycogen synthase GlgA: protein MQVLSVTPEIFPLIKTGGLADVTGALPVALAAKGVTMRTLIPGFPAVMEGFKKRKAVYQYPLLQGGKASIHAVQIAGLDLFVLDAPHLFDRPGGPYGNASGADWPDNWRRFAALSQAGADIAGGAISGYLPEIVHAHDWQSAMTLAYMRYGKAVGTPSMMTVHNLAFQGQFGAGIFGELGLPAVAMALDGVEYYGGVGFLKAGLQAAWAITTVSPTYAQEIRSPEFGMGLDGLINMRSSDLYGIVNGIDTAIWDPETDKHLVSNYTATTLKARAPNRAAVEERFGLDRDDSPIVCVISRLTWQKGMDILATVIDGIVATGARLAILGSGDAGLEGALLAAAARHRGRIGVVIGYDEGLSHTMQGGCDAIIIPSRFEPCGLTQLYGLRYGCVPVVARTGGLADTIIDANEAAMAAGVATGLQFAPNNGGAMLHAIRRLVDAYADPAAFETIQRQGMKADVSWDKSAEKYLELYRLLLSKRVA, encoded by the coding sequence ATGCAGGTTCTGTCGGTCACGCCCGAGATCTTCCCGCTGATCAAGACCGGCGGGCTTGCCGACGTGACCGGTGCGCTGCCCGTCGCGCTGGCAGCCAAGGGCGTGACCATGCGCACGCTCATTCCAGGCTTTCCCGCGGTGATGGAAGGCTTCAAGAAAAGGAAGGCTGTTTACCAATACCCGCTGCTCCAGGGTGGCAAGGCTTCGATCCATGCTGTCCAGATCGCAGGGCTCGATCTTTTCGTGCTCGACGCGCCGCATCTCTTCGACCGTCCCGGCGGTCCCTACGGCAATGCTTCGGGCGCCGACTGGCCGGACAATTGGCGGCGTTTTGCGGCACTGAGCCAGGCCGGCGCCGATATCGCCGGCGGCGCCATCTCGGGCTACTTGCCCGAGATCGTCCATGCCCATGACTGGCAGTCGGCGATGACGCTGGCCTATATGCGCTACGGCAAGGCGGTCGGCACGCCGTCGATGATGACGGTCCACAATCTCGCCTTCCAGGGCCAGTTCGGCGCAGGCATCTTCGGCGAGCTCGGCCTGCCGGCGGTGGCGATGGCGCTTGACGGTGTCGAATATTATGGCGGAGTCGGCTTCCTCAAGGCCGGCCTGCAGGCCGCCTGGGCGATCACCACGGTCAGCCCGACCTATGCGCAGGAAATCCGCTCGCCGGAATTCGGCATGGGCCTCGACGGCCTGATCAACATGCGCTCCAGCGATCTCTACGGCATCGTCAACGGCATCGACACCGCCATCTGGGATCCGGAGACGGACAAGCATCTGGTATCGAACTATACGGCCACCACGCTCAAGGCGCGGGCGCCGAACAGGGCGGCCGTGGAGGAACGCTTCGGCCTCGACCGCGACGACAGCCCGATTGTCTGCGTCATCAGCCGGCTGACCTGGCAGAAGGGCATGGACATATTGGCGACGGTGATCGACGGCATCGTCGCGACCGGCGCGCGGCTGGCCATATTGGGCTCGGGCGACGCCGGCCTCGAAGGCGCGCTGCTTGCCGCAGCCGCACGCCACCGTGGCCGCATCGGCGTGGTCATCGGCTATGACGAAGGGTTGTCGCACACCATGCAGGGCGGCTGCGACGCCATCATCATCCCGTCGCGCTTCGAACCCTGCGGATTGACGCAGCTCTACGGCCTCCGCTACGGCTGCGTGCCGGTGGTCGCCCGGACCGGCGGCCTAGCCGACACCATCATCGACGCCAACGAAGCGGCGATGGCGGCCGGCGTGGCCACAGGGCTCCAGTTCGCTCCCAACAATGGCGGCGCGATGCTGCACGCCATCCGCCGCCTGGTCGATGCCTACGCCGACCCCGCGGCCTTCGAGACCATCCAGCGCCAGGGCATGAAGGCCGATGTGTCATGGGACAAGAGCGCGGAAAAATATCTTGAACTCTATCGCCTGCTGCTTTCGAAAAGGGTTGCCTGA